The following proteins are encoded in a genomic region of Magallana gigas chromosome 1, xbMagGiga1.1, whole genome shotgun sequence:
- the LOC117687864 gene encoding uncharacterized protein — translation MCHIVKGTCFECKPGWIGILCETNDLSYKQIASQLHTFPGVSYDAGNAVDRDLSTCMRTREIGFNSSYKTVWWKVDFGGVYNIYSINIVFRSYNGSESRQRGRFAGFSLYVSVNDVSTTSEIKNSTLCYKDETHLPPLNFTAICASRGRYVIFYNERVAGVSYPAEYQVMDVLTELCEVVVQGCKMPGVYGSKCDNLCPINCKDSTCHVENGTCFGCKPGWIGTSCDMKCTEGLYGFNCSRQCKGHCRETIPCNHVTGMCDEGCAAGWVGMFCEEACQRGLYGTNCSLSCSPNCKTCRPTDGLCSCKEGWMGHNCSDECIQSYGENCQYPCSGQCINRTCDRFNGNCWCDFKHDNLRNFETTDAPSTTVWIVAFSLSLVIHIIFISATLISRRKTLLKRKSTTDNVEFAWRSGSNTVQTASTDNPSHYQELRVLKDDNAYQTLQ, via the exons atgtgtcACATCGTAAAAGGAACCTGTTTTGAATGTAAACCAGGATGGATTGGAATATTGTGCGAAACAA ATGATTTATCCTACAAACAAATCGCTTCCCAGCTACATACATTCCCAGGCGTGTCATACGATGCAGGAAACGCAGTCGATAGAGACCTATCAACGTGTATGAGGACCCGAGAAATAGGATTCAACTCTTCATACAAAACTGTTTGGTGGAAAGTGGATTTTGGTGGAGTGTACAACATTTACAGTATAAATATAGTGTTTAGGAGCTACAACGGTTCGG agaGCAGACAGCGCGGACGTTTTGCAGGATTCTCCCTATATGTGTCTGTCAATGATGTATCAACCACTAGTGAAATAAAGAATTCCACGCTGTGCTATAAGGACGAAACCCATCTACCGCCCCTGAACTTCACTGCAATATGTGCATCACGTGGACGTTACGtcatattttacaatgaaaGAGTAGCTGGAGTATCATATCCTGCAGAATACCAAGTAATGGATGTTTTAACTGAGTTATGTGAAGTCGTGGTACAAG gCTGTAAAATGCCTGGTGTGTATGGCAGTAAATGTGACAATCTTTGTCCAATCAACTGTAAGGACAGTACATGTCACGTAGAAAATGGAACCTGTTTTGGGTGTAAGCCTGGATGGATCGGGACATCCTGCGACATGA AATGTACTGAAGGTTTGTACGGTTTCAACTGCAGTCGGCAATGTAAAGGACATTGCAGAGAGACTATTCCCTGTAATCACGTGACTGGAATGTGCGATGAAGGATGCGCAGCAGGATGGGTTGGAATGTTTTGTGAGGAAG CTTGCCAACGTGGGTTGTACGGGACAAACTGTTCTCTGTCTTGTTCTCCTAACTGTAAAACATGCCGACCCACAGATGGGTTGTGTTCCTGTAAGGAAGGTTGGATGGGTCATAACTGTTCAGACG aGTGTATCCAGTCCTATGGAGAAAACTGTCAGTATCCGTGCAGTGGACAATGCATTAACCGGACTTGTGATAGATtcaacggaaactgttggtgtgATTTTAAACATG atAATCTGAGGAATTTTGAGACGACAGATGCACCATCCACTACAGTTTGGATTGTTGCTTTCTCTTTATCTCTGGTCATCCACATTATATTCATTTCTGCCACGTTGATTAGTCGCCG gaaaacatTGTTGAAACGTAAGTCCACGACAGATAATGTTGAATTTGCTTGGCGGTCTGGATCAAACACAGTACAAACTGCTTCCACTGATAATCCATCTCACTATCAAGAGCTACGTGTATTAAAGGACGACAACGCCTATCAAACCCTACAATAG